A stretch of DNA from Anaerobacillus isosaccharinicus:
AGGAAGTTTCACGAGAATTAGTGAAAACCGAAACGATTCAAGAAAGTAAAGATCGAATTGTAGCTGTAGGAACAAAACAAATCGTCCAACCAGTGTCCCGTGGTGGAACACCTGGTGATTGGGTTACATTCTCGTCTACAGCCTATACAGCCTACTGTAACGGTTGTTCTGGTGTGACATCTACTGGGCTTAATTTAAGAACAAACCCAGATAAAAATGTCGTAGCTGTTGATCCAAACGTGATTCCATTAGGTTCGATTATTGAAATTAGGTATAATGGTAGAATCCTAGGACAATATAGAGCCGCAGATACTGGCGGTGCAATTCAAGGACGTAAAATTGATATTTTCATGCCTGAACGAAGCGATGCCCTTAGATGGGGACGTAAAAACGTTCAAGTACGAATCGTAAAATAGTGTAGGAAAGAGGGTGACTCAGTCATCCTCTTTCTTGTTTCACTATGTTAGACGCTATATACTATAATTTAGTTTCAATTAATTTAAAATGTAGAATGTAAAATGTAAAATTTTTTCTTGGTCTTGCCTTCGAAGCTTTGCCCACGAAAATTCTACATTCTTCATTTTGGATTCTACATTTAAAAGCGGAGGATTTATGAAAATAAAAGAAATTATTGTTGTTGAGGGAAGGGATGATACGGTTGCTATTCAGAGAGCCGTAGATGCCGATACAATTGAAACAAATGGGTCTGCCATAGGAAGGCATGTGATTGAGCAAATTAAGCTTGCTAAGGACCGTAGAGGCGTTATTATCCTTACCGACCCTGATTATCCAGGAGAGAGAATTAGAAAAATCATCAGCCAGAAAGTGCCGGGCTGTAAACATGCCTTTTTGCCAAAAAAGGAAGCTATTTCTAAAAATGGTGATGATCTTGGAGTGGAAAATGCTTCACCAGAAGCAATTCGTCTAGCTTTAAGTGAAGCACAACAAGAGGAAGATGAGTGGGTTGAGCAGGTTGGCTTAGAAGAATTGCTTGCGCTAGGGTTAATTGGTGGAAAGAAAGCAAGAAGGCGCCGAGAACGTTTAGGTGATCTTTTAAAAATTGGTTATACAAATGGAAAGCAGCTTTATAAACGGCTTATTGTGTTTAAAATAAGAGCAGAAGAATTTTCAGAGGCCATTGCTACAGTATTCAAGGAGGAAGATAATGAGTAAAGAAATTGCAACACCTAATCGAACAAAGGAAATTCTAAAAAAGTATGGGTTCTCCTTTAAGAAAAGTTTGGGGCAAAACTTTTTAATTGATACAAATGTATTAAATAATATCGTCGACTGTGCTGATCTTCAACAAGACTCAGGGGCGATTGAAATCGGTCCAGGGATTGGGGCTCTTACTGAGCAGCTAGCTAAAAGATGTGAAAGGGTAGTTGCTTTTGAAATTGATCAGCGGCTTTTACCGATCTTAAAAGAAACATTAGCCCCTTATCCACATGCAACTGTTATTCATTCAGATGTATTAGAGGCAGATATAAATAGTGTAATCATTGAGAACTTTAATGAAGGTCAAGACTTAATGGTAGTAGCTAATTTACCTTACTATGTTACGACACCTATCTTGATGGGGCTTCTAGAGAAAAAACTCCCTATTAGGGGAATTGTCGTCATGATACAAAAAGAGGTAGCAGAACGAATTTCTGCGAAGCCAGGAACGAAGAATTATGGTTCTCTGTCAATTGCTGCTCAGTACTATGCTAAAGCTACTACGGAAATGATTGTTCCTAAAACAGTTTTTGTCCCCCAACCAAATGTGGATTCGGCTGTGTTAAAGCTTACACTTAGAGATGAGCCTGCTGTAAAAGTAGATGATGAGGAGTTTTTCTTCAAACTTATCAAGGCAAGTTTTGCTCAACGTAGGAAAACGTTAATAAACAATTTAACTCATAACCTGTTTACTAAAGCTGAGAAAGAAGCTGTTGAAGCGGTCTTGAATCAATGTAACATTGACCCAACTAGAAGGGGAGAGACGTTAAGCATGGAAGAGTTTGGCCTGCTAGCTAATTCTCTTCAAGAGTTATAATCACTGTTTTACCGCCTCGCTCATAGGCTATAGTGAGGAGGTGTGTTTTTTGAACTTAAAGGTTGGCGATTTTGTTACGAGAAAATCATACGGAAATGATTTGTTATTTCGTGTTTCTAAAATAGATCAACAAAGTGTGATTATTGTTGGTGAAGAACTTCGGTTAATTGCAGATGCACCTGCATCTGATTTACTGTTAGTTACGGAGTCTGAGAAAAGTAGTAGGAAAATAGAGGAAAACAAAATAGAAGAAAACTGCTATCGCCTTTTTCGTCAGGATCGTCGTTTGACTCGACATCGAAATGAGTATGAGATGACAGGTGGTTATAAAAGTAAAAGTTCCTATTTTGAGCTACCGGGGCGAATTCTTCACATCGATGGTGATCCCGTTTATCTTAAAAAGTGTACTGATTTATATGAGAAACTTGGAGTACCTATATATGGCGTCCATATGCAAGAAAAGGAAATGCCATTGCAAATTGCATCTCTTCTAGAAATGGTTCGTCCTGATATTCTTGTCATTACTGGTCATGATGCCTATATGAGAAGCAAAGGTGAACAGAATGAAGTGAAGGCCTACCGTAATACAAAGTTTTTTGCTGAAGCAGTTAGAGAGGCGCGGAAGTTTGAGCCTCATATGGATCATTTAGTTATCTTTGCTGGTGCGTGTCAATCGTACTTCGAGACGTTAATTCGAGCCGGGGCTAATTTTGCTAGTTCTCCAGAGCGGATAAATATCCATGCCTTAGACCCTGTCTATATCGCAGCTAAAGTTAGTCTAACTCCATTTATGGATAGTGTTAGTATTTGGGAGTTATTAAAAAACACGTTAACTGGTGAAAAGGGTTTAGGTGGCATTGAAACAAAAGGCTTATTGCGAAGAGGGATGCCGATTAAAAACGATGATGAGGATTTAGATACAAGAAAGAAGGAGCGATAAGCTTCTTCTTTTTTTAAAAGATAAGAAAGTATAACTTTTTGAATTTTAAAAGTTGTCTAGCTCCGAGCGCCAGCGGATCGAGGTCAAATAACCTGACAGATAAAAAGTGAATAAGCGCACTTCCTTGCTCCTGCGGTTACTCGTCGCAAAGCTTGCAAGATGTTTTTCATGAAGTTGCTTGTCAGAACATTTGCTTGTCGCTGCTAGGCGGGCGCTCTGTGCTTTTCTTAAAAGACTTTCATTTTCTTACAAATTATGTATAGGGAAAAAATAGTTTACATAAAAATCCTCATTTAAAGTCATAATAAGGTCGGCGAGAAAAACGTCAAAAAAAGTTGAATAAATATTGTTGACAAATAATTTGTTTACTTGCTATAATTTAATTTTTGTTTGACATTATTATTCGTTTGTGTTAAACTTTTTAAAAGTGAGGTGGTTTCAATAATGGGAAAAACGTTAGTTGATATTAAGCGCACGTTAGACGCAAATATTGGAAAGAGAATTACAATAAAAGCGAATGGCGGCCGTCGCAAGACGATTGAACGTTCTGGTTTTCTTGAAGAAACGTACCCGTCTGTATTTATTATTAAGCTGGATGAAGATCATAATGCCTTCGAGAGAGTGTCATATAGTTATGCGGACGTTTTAACAGAAACGGTGCAATTAACGGTATGTGAGGATGAGAGTCCTGTAGCTGTAGAGGTTGAATAGTCTTTTGTAAAAAAAGAGGTATACTCATCTTGGGTCTGACTTCTCCCTAGAAAAGTATTGTTGCGAAATTGGCAACAACATGCTTTTAAAGGGAGGTGCCTGACCACAATTTATGAGTATACCTCTTTTTTTATGTGTTTTTATAAGTAACATAACCTTGCCCCAATAAGGAGACAATAGGAAGGTCGTAGCAACGTCATTTTCAAAGGAGTTGTTTCTAATGGCTAAAAGGCGAGGTATTATGTCTGAGCAATTTAAAACAGAGCTTGCAAAAGAACTAGGGTTTTACGAGACTGTCCAAAAAGAGGGCTGGGGCGGAATCCGTTCTCGGGATGCCGGTAATATGGTTAAGCGTGCAATAGAAATTGCCCAACAGCAACTTGCTAATAACAGGCAATAACAACTAACAGTTTGTTACGACAGGCTGACTCATTAAGGGTGTACCACTTAATGGGTCGGCTTTTTTTGTGATAGAAACTAACTAATCTCTAAGAACTAAAGCTACGTTTGAATTACTATGATAATTCTACATTCTCCATTTTAAACTCTACATTGCACTTGGTTATAGACTTGACCTTACTCGGCAATGCTTATAAAAAATATTTACTTGAAAATTTTGTAACGAATAGGTGGTTTACGACGACAACAAGTGATAAAATAGCCTAAGCATAAAGGAACATAGAAGGTGATAAAACATGAAAATAACTATTAAAGCCCCAGCAAAAATTAACTTATCTCTAGATGTTCTTCATAAAAGAGAAGATGGTTTCCATGAAGTAGAGATGATTATGACTACAGTCGACTTGGCTGATCGCATTGAACTTACGATGCTTGAAGAAAACAAAATTGTAGTTGATGTATCAGAGGGGTTTGTACCAAGTGATAATCGAAACTTAGCGTATCAAGCCGCTCAATTATTAAAAGATAAGTTTCATGTTCAAAAAGGTGTTCGGATTGCCATCCAAAAAAACATCCCTGTTTCAGCAGGCTTAGCAGGAGGAAGCAGTGATGCAGCCGCAACCCTTAGGGGCCTTAATCAGCTTTGGAATCTAGGTTTGAGTTTGGACGAGCTTGCAGGCTTAGGTGCACAAATTGGCTCAGATGTCTCGTTTTGTGTTTATGGAGGAACTGCTTTAGCTACTGGTAGGGGAGAAAAGATTAAACATATTTCTGCACCACCACCTTGTTGGGTTATTTTAGCCAAACCGCCTATTGGTGTATCGACAGCAGAGGTTTATCGTAATCTAATGGTTGATGATCTAACTCATCCGAATATCAAAAATATGGTTGCCGCTATTGAAGAGCGCCAGTATCAGGAGATTTGTCAGCAACTAGGCAATGTACTTGAAACCGTTACGTTTAAGCTTTACCCTGAAGTACAAAGGATTAAAGATCAAATGATCAGATTTGGCGCTGATGGTGTATTGATGAGCGGTAGCGGACCGACAGTATTTGGACTTGTTAAACATGAATCAAGGATGGTAAGAATTTATAATGGATTAAGAGGTTTTTGCAATGATGTACATGCCGTTCGTTTAATTGGGGAACGTTACTATTGATAAAATCCGTACAAAAATGTTATATTACATTTAAATATTCGGATTTTTGGAGGTCGTTATGAAAAAGTTTCGTCGGAGTGGCCGTTTAGTTGACTTGACCAATTACTTAATACATAATCCCCATCAACTTATATCATTAACATATTTTGCTGAACGTTACGATTCAGCTAAATCTTCAATAAGTGAAGATTTAGCAATTATAAAAGAAATGTTTGAAGCCCGAGAAACCGGACTTTTATTAACGGTAGCTGGAGCGAGTGGTGGGGTTAAGTACATTCCCACAGCAAGCTTGTCGGAAATTAAAACCTTTCTTACAGAATTATGTTCCAAATTAGAGGACCCTAATCGAGTCTTACCTGGTGGCTATTTATACATGATGGATATCATTGGTAATCCTAAATGGATGAATGAGATAGGTCGCTACTTTGCCACAATGTATGCTAATAAGAAAGTCGATGTGATCATGACAATGGCTACAAAAGGGATTCCTTTGGCCTATGCAGTTGCTACATATATGAACGTTCCCGTATGTATTGTCCGACATGAACATCGAATTACAGAAGGGTCTCTCGTAAGCATTAACTACGTATCTGGCTCTACAAAACGTATTCAAACGATGTCTCTGGCAAAAAGAAGTTTAAAAGAAGGCTCAAATGTCCTAATAATTGATGATTTCATGAAGGCTGGCGGAACAATTAAGGGAATGATTAATTTAGTCGATGAGTTTCAATCCCATGTAGTTGGAATAGGTGTATTAGTTGAGGCAGATCATGTCGAAGAAAGATTAGTTGATACTTATACTTCTATGACAAGGTTGTCTGAAGTAAATACAAAAGAAAAGCTAGTGAAAGTTGAATTAGGTAATTTCTTTGAAAAGTTAAGCCAAATTAAGGAGGATTAAGATGAAAATTGTTCAAACATCAGAAGCGCCTGCAGCAATCGGTCCATACTCACAAGGAGTTGTTGTAAACAATATGTTTTATAGCTCTGGGCAAATTCCGCTAAAGGCAAATGGAGAGCTAGTTGTGGGTGATGTGAAAGACCAAACAGATCAAGTATTAAAAAATGTTGATGCTGTTCTTAAAGAAGCAGGTGCTTCTAAAGAAACAGTTGTAAAAACAACGGTATTTATTAAAGATATGAATGATTTTCCACTAATTAACGAGGTTTATGAAAATTATTTCTCTACTCATAAACCAGCTAGATCTTGTGTTGAAGTAGCAAGACTCCCTAAAGATGTTCTTGTTGAAATTGAAGTTATTGCATTAATTAAATAAACTAATCTTAAAGGCTGGTTATATTCAGCCTTTTTTTATATTTATGAACATTCTGTGAACATTGTGTATTTTTTAGTAAAAACTGAAAATTTTCATATTTTTTCAGTTTTAAAAAGAAGGAATATGAAAAGTCTTGTTGAATGGTATAAGAGGACTTATTCATTTGGAAAAAGGTGGTGGCAGAAATGGAAGTAACAGACGTGAGACTACGCCGTGTAACAACGGAAGGGCGCATGCGTGCAATAGCATCCATTACGATTGATCATGAATTTGTTGTTCATGATATCCGAGTTATTGACGGAAATAATGGAATGTTTGTAGCAATGCCTAGTAAGAGAACTCCAGATGGTGAATTTAGAGACATCGCCCACCCTATTTCTTCTCAAACAAGAGAGAAAATTCAATCAGCTGTTTTAGCTGAGTATGAAAAGGCTGGAGATCTTGAAGAAGTTGAATATGAAGAAGCCGGTGCTTCGTAACAAACGAATACGAATGACCAAGGAAATTTTCCTTGGTCATTCTTTTTTTGTTTAATTATATCACCAGTAAAATAATGTATTTTAAAGAATTGCGAATGATTGCTTGAAATGGCAACGTTTTTAAGATATATTCGTAATGGAAAAAAAGATCCGTTGGAGGGTAGCTATGAATCGTTTTGCAGTAATTTTGGCCGCTGGTCAAGGGACTAGAATGAAGTCCCGTCTATATAAAGTCCTTCATTCTGTTTGTGGCAAACCTATGGTACAACATGTAGTTGATCAAATTTCATTAGTAGGAGTAGATGAAACAGTAGTTGTTGTTGGACATGGTGCCGAAAAAGTAAAAGACCAATTAGGTGACAAAATAACCTATGTTTTGCAAGAAGAACAGCTCGGAACAGGTCATGCGGTAATGCAAGCTGAACCTGTACTAAAAAATAAGGAAGGCGTCACTATTGTTCTTTGCGGTGACACACCTCTAATAACTAAAGAGACGATGGAATCGCTCTTAGCGTTTCATGCCGAACATAAAGCAAAAGCTACCATTCTTACAGCAAAAGCTACTGATCCTACGGGGTACGGGAGAATTGTTCGAGATAGTCAAGGCGCAGTTT
This window harbors:
- the ispE gene encoding 4-(cytidine 5'-diphospho)-2-C-methyl-D-erythritol kinase — encoded protein: MKITIKAPAKINLSLDVLHKREDGFHEVEMIMTTVDLADRIELTMLEENKIVVDVSEGFVPSDNRNLAYQAAQLLKDKFHVQKGVRIAIQKNIPVSAGLAGGSSDAAATLRGLNQLWNLGLSLDELAGLGAQIGSDVSFCVYGGTALATGRGEKIKHISAPPPCWVILAKPPIGVSTAEVYRNLMVDDLTHPNIKNMVAAIEERQYQEICQQLGNVLETVTFKLYPEVQRIKDQMIRFGADGVLMSGSGPTVFGLVKHESRMVRIYNGLRGFCNDVHAVRLIGERYY
- the veg gene encoding biofilm formation stimulator Veg, which translates into the protein MGKTLVDIKRTLDANIGKRITIKANGGRRKTIERSGFLEETYPSVFIIKLDEDHNAFERVSYSYADVLTETVQLTVCEDESPVAVEVE
- the purR gene encoding pur operon repressor, translated to MKKFRRSGRLVDLTNYLIHNPHQLISLTYFAERYDSAKSSISEDLAIIKEMFEARETGLLLTVAGASGGVKYIPTASLSEIKTFLTELCSKLEDPNRVLPGGYLYMMDIIGNPKWMNEIGRYFATMYANKKVDVIMTMATKGIPLAYAVATYMNVPVCIVRHEHRITEGSLVSINYVSGSTKRIQTMSLAKRSLKEGSNVLIIDDFMKAGGTIKGMINLVDEFQSHVVGIGVLVEADHVEERLVDTYTSMTRLSEVNTKEKLVKVELGNFFEKLSQIKED
- the spoVG gene encoding septation regulator SpoVG; this translates as MEVTDVRLRRVTTEGRMRAIASITIDHEFVVHDIRVIDGNNGMFVAMPSKRTPDGEFRDIAHPISSQTREKIQSAVLAEYEKAGDLEEVEYEEAGAS
- the yabG gene encoding sporulation peptidase YabG yields the protein MNLKVGDFVTRKSYGNDLLFRVSKIDQQSVIIVGEELRLIADAPASDLLLVTESEKSSRKIEENKIEENCYRLFRQDRRLTRHRNEYEMTGGYKSKSSYFELPGRILHIDGDPVYLKKCTDLYEKLGVPIYGVHMQEKEMPLQIASLLEMVRPDILVITGHDAYMRSKGEQNEVKAYRNTKFFAEAVREARKFEPHMDHLVIFAGACQSYFETLIRAGANFASSPERINIHALDPVYIAAKVSLTPFMDSVSIWELLKNTLTGEKGLGGIETKGLLRRGMPIKNDDEDLDTRKKER
- the rsmA gene encoding 16S rRNA (adenine(1518)-N(6)/adenine(1519)-N(6))-dimethyltransferase RsmA, with protein sequence MSKEIATPNRTKEILKKYGFSFKKSLGQNFLIDTNVLNNIVDCADLQQDSGAIEIGPGIGALTEQLAKRCERVVAFEIDQRLLPILKETLAPYPHATVIHSDVLEADINSVIIENFNEGQDLMVVANLPYYVTTPILMGLLEKKLPIRGIVVMIQKEVAERISAKPGTKNYGSLSIAAQYYAKATTEMIVPKTVFVPQPNVDSAVLKLTLRDEPAVKVDDEEFFFKLIKASFAQRRKTLINNLTHNLFTKAEKEAVEAVLNQCNIDPTRRGETLSMEEFGLLANSLQEL
- a CDS encoding RidA family protein — encoded protein: MKIVQTSEAPAAIGPYSQGVVVNNMFYSSGQIPLKANGELVVGDVKDQTDQVLKNVDAVLKEAGASKETVVKTTVFIKDMNDFPLINEVYENYFSTHKPARSCVEVARLPKDVLVEIEVIALIK
- the rnmV gene encoding ribonuclease M5, with translation MKIKEIIVVEGRDDTVAIQRAVDADTIETNGSAIGRHVIEQIKLAKDRRGVIILTDPDYPGERIRKIISQKVPGCKHAFLPKKEAISKNGDDLGVENASPEAIRLALSEAQQEEDEWVEQVGLEELLALGLIGGKKARRRRERLGDLLKIGYTNGKQLYKRLIVFKIRAEEFSEAIATVFKEEDNE
- a CDS encoding small, acid-soluble spore protein, alpha/beta type, producing MAKRRGIMSEQFKTELAKELGFYETVQKEGWGGIRSRDAGNMVKRAIEIAQQQLANNRQ